TCTATTTTTACAATAGCTAAAGGATTAAGCGGTAAACTTTTTTCTACCAGCTCAATGATGGACAGGGCTTTGTTCACCTGCATTGCGCTATCACTTTCTTTTACTGTAGGCTCCCAAAGTTGTATAATGATTTCGGTCCAGGCGTTCATAATACCGGCACAATCTACGGATACAATAGGGGCCTGTTTAATTTCGGTGATGTGATAAGAGGCATCTACCCACTGGTTTGCAGCATATTGGAATTGAAGTGTCAATTCAGGATGTTGCAGTAAAGTGGCTTTAAATGTGTTCCAGGTAGTTAATTCTGTCGTGTTCATAATATTGCAATTTTACGATTGATATGAATAAAAAAAGGGTTAACAGCAGTTTTTAGGATCTTTAAATGACCCCAAAAAAGCACCCAATTGCGTTTCCAATAGTTTCCATGTTTTAGGATTTATACAATAACATACGGTTACACCTTCAATGGTTCCTTGTATAATACCTGCGTTTTTAAGCTCTTTTAAATGTTGAGATATGGTGGCTTGCGCTAAACCCAGTTCTTCTACCAGATCACCACAAATACAAGCATTGGCAGAAATTATCTGCTGTAAAATAGCGATACGTGCAGGATGTGCCATTGCTTTCAACAACTGCGAAAGTTGGTTTTGCGCTTCGGTAAATATTTCTGATTTAGTAAGTCCCATAATTATACATCGCAATATTACGATGTTTGGTTGAGAGATACAAATTTTATGAATTATTTTAACAAAATGATCACAATCTGGGTATGGGAAATAGGGTGGGTTGGCTTATAAATCAAGCCAATTCTTAAACGCTTCGGCGCGTTCTTCGCTAACAATTACTTCAATTCCATCAGCAGGAGCGGGGTTGAGTACAATCCTTACCCGGTTTCTCGATAGCTTGTACATCTCTTTAATCGCATCAATGTTGATGATGAATTTTCGGTTTACCCTGAAGAAATCAGCGGGGTCCAATTGTGGCTCCAAACTACTAATGGTTTCTTCAATGATGTAGTTCTGCCGATCTTTAGTCATCAGAAAAAGGTATTTATCATCCGCCATAAAATACGCCACATCGTCCGATTGTACCGTCTTGATCAGCTTACCCATTTTAACCATAAACCTGTTCCTAAGTTTACCTGTTGGAGGCTCTGGTTGGATTTGAGGGAGTGCTATATCTGATGCGTTACGTATGGTATTTAGCTTGGCCAAAGCCACACGTACATCTTCTTCATCAAATGGTTTCAACAAATAATCGATGCCCTGATTTTTAAATGCTTTTAGGGTATACTGATCGTAAGCAGTGGTAAAGATGACCGGACTATTTACAGTTACCCGTTGGAAAATCTGGAAACTTTCTCCATCACCAAGGTGAATATCCATAAACAGTAAGTCGGCAGTATTCTTCTTTAACCAGGCTACAGCAGCTTCTATGGTGCCTAGAATGGCTAATATTTGTATGTTTGGATTAATGTGCATGAGGGTTTTCTGCAGTGTATCCGCCGCCAACTCTTCATCCTCAATAATTAATACCCTCATTAATTTTTATGCTTGAGCGTAAAAGTAAAAAAAAACTCCGGTCTGTGAAACACAGACCGGAGTTAATCACCCGCACTTATCTCTCTTTTAGTGCTATTGAAGGTTCGGATTTGCTTTAATCGCAGATTGAGGGAAACGGATCGTATATCTTGGATCGTTTTTCTGAAGGGTATAAATTGCCCCTTTAAATTCATGTTTCATTTCAGGCTGACCGAAACGTCTTAAATCGTACCAACGGTGTCCTTCCAATGCCAATTCTCTTTCTCTCTCTCTGATAATTTCCTGATATAAGTCTGCTTTACCTAAGCCGGAAATTCTAGTTTTTTCTATTGCATAGTATGCAGGCGTTAAGCGTTTCACTTTTAAAGCCAGTAAAGTTTGTAATGCTGTACTCAGGTCATCTGTTTGTAAAGCTGCTTCTGCCTTAATCAGGTAAAGCTCGGCATTACGGAAGGTAATTTTATAAGCAATATCACTACCTTTGTTAGACACTATTTTATCTTTATTCTCTTCATAGTCATCGTCCCAAGGCATGACGTTGTATTTCTGGAAATACAAGGCATATCTTTTATCATTGATCGGGTCATAGATCCCTAACAAATGCGGAGACATGAACGAGGAATTGGAGGCCCCTGGATTAAAAGCTCTCTCCATCGACATGATATTTTCTACAGACTGGTAATGGTTAGGCGCAAAAGTTGCTCCTGCTGCATTCAGATCTTGTAAAGTGTTATTGATTGCCAATGCATCTTGGCTTGCTTTTAATGCGCTGCTCCATTCTCCTCTATACTCGTAAATTCTTGCCGTTAAAGCTAGAGCTGCACGTTTGGTGAAGCGGTAGTTCTGACCAGCAGGAAAAGTAGTTACATTTAATAAGGCTTGTCCTGCAGCAAGATCTGCAAAGATCTGATTGTACACCACCTCTACTGTTGAAGGCTTGTAGTTCGTTTCCAAATCAATTTTCAAAGAAATTGGAACACCACGATCTGTTGCCGCAGTATTCTTATCAAAAGGTTTAGCATATAAGTTCAACAACTCAAATTCTGCATAAGCACGAAGCAAATAAGCTTCTCCCTTAATTTGTGCCGTTTCTGCTGATACACCTGCTTTTGCTTCAATATCTTCAATCACAGAATTAGCATAGAAAATAGAGGTATAAAAAGCACCGTAAGGCATTTCCAAAGAATTGGCATCTGGATTCAAGTCATTCCACTTGTACTGGTCGTAATAGTTTGCTGTTTCCGTTTTAGCGGTATTCAATAGCAATTCGTCTGTACGAAAAGCCAGGTTAGATTTATGACTTGGAAACTGAGTATATCCTGAGTTCAATAGTGCTCTGAAATCCTCTACTGTGGTAGGGATTACTTTTCCTACCGGCTCAATATCTAAATATTTTTTACAGCTACTGGCTGATATCATCAAGAACAGAATGGCTGTTAATTTTATAATCTTATTCATGGTTTCTGAATTAAAAAGTTGCGTTTAGACCAACAGAAATACTTCTCGTGATCGGCTGTGCATAGATGTTACCATAAGTTTCCGGATCAAAATAACCTTTGTAATCTGTACCGATTACGAAAGGATTTCTTGCCTCCAGGCTAATTCTCAAGCTATTTGCTTTTACTTTCCCAGCGATTGCTGCTGGCATAGTGTATCCTAAACGGATGCTGTTGATACGTACATAGCTCATATTTTTCACGAAAATATCCAGGGCTTGGTAGCTATAAGCTGGGTCATTGCCATCCTGCCAGCTATAAGCCATCCATCTATCACCATTAAAGCTATCTCTGCCATAAATTCCAGGTAAGGTACTGCCTGTATTTGTTGGAGACCAGGCATTAAGAATATCTCTTGAATAATTCCTTCCACGATCTACTTGTGAAGGATTATAAGTTGGCGTAGTTCTCACTAATTTATTGATATTGAAAAGTGCAGAGATCGATAAATCGAAATTCGAATAACGGAAACGGTTGGTCAAACCACCTATAAACTGTGCATCGCCATCACCTGCATAAGTATATAGATCCTGGAATGCTTTACCTGTGTATTTGCTATTTACAGCATAACCTGCTAACCATTCCACATCGGCATTTGGATCATATAATCCGTAAAACTCTTCCAAAGAAAGCTTCTTGCCATCTCTAACAAATATAGGAAGACCGTCTTTGTCTAATCCATCCGTTTTAATAACCCAGATTCCATTTACAGGATAGCCTTCCTTAGACGGCATAAACTGATTGGGACGAACCTTTTCTCTGATTACCTTACTTTTGTTATGGGCAATATTGAAATCAGTTGACCATGAGAAGTTAGCTGTATTGAGGTTTCTTGTAGAAATGGTCAACTCTAATCCTTTATTTCTCAATTGAGAGAAGTTAGAGCTGGTAAAATCAAAACCATTTTCTTGTTGTAACTCTTCAACACCGATTAAATCTTTACTGAAACGGTTGTAATAATCAAAAGTTACCTGAACAGCATTTTTGAATATTCCAAAGTCAACACCCGCATTGAAAGTAGAAGTTTTTTCCCATCTCAACTTATTGTTCGGCGGACTAGTTACTCCAATAGTTGGCTGTGTTGGACCTGGAAGAATACCGGTGTTGGTATAAGTTCCTACTACAAAAGGAGAAGTACTTTTATCTATGTTTCCTTGTAAACCGTATGAAGTACGAACACGTAGGCTCGAGATCCAGGAGATATTTTTGATAAATTGCTCTTCACTAGCATTCCATGCACCAGACAAGGAATAAATAGGTAAATATCTGTATTTAGGGTCTACACCGAATAAGTCAGATCCATCATAACGAATACTACCATAAGCGGTATATTTTCTGTCGTAAGTATAAGATAAGGTACTATAAAAAGAAGCATAAGCATTTTCAACAAACTCTTTTTTATAAGGAATCAAATCACTTGCGTTGGCATAACCTTGGTCTGGATAAATAACTCCTTTACTAGTTAAGGTACGTTCGTTAAAACCAAAAGCTCTTGTTGAGATGGCTTCATTATTAGTTCTTCTGAATTCCGTTCCTGCAAGGGCCTCAATTTCATGCTTTTCAGCAAAAACCTTTTTATACTCTAAAATTGTTTTCCAGTTGTATTGGAAACTATTTGCATTTTGATTGTAAATCGTTCCTCCCTGAGGGATAAAAGATTCATATTTTTTGGTGCTGGAGTTCCAAAGCTCATACTTCTGTCTGTATTTACGCGTATAATAGGAATCTTGTCCACCAAATTTCTCTATGCCAGTATCTTCAAATTGAAGACCCAATTCCGTACGAAGATTCAAATTTTTATGGATCTGATAGCTCAGGTCCAAGATTGCTTTTAGGCTCTTGTTATCTAAAGTATAACGTGTGTTTTCACGTTCTTCAACCGCATTAAAAGGAATATAGGCATCGCCACCACGGTTACCAAAAATATCAGGATCGTAGTTAAAACCGCCAGTTGCATTTCTCACGGTTTGGTAAGGATTGACATTCCTTGTATAAGTACTAAGGTTGGTAAATGCATCAACATCTGCCAGATAATTTGAACGGGTCGTTTTTGAACCAAAAACTGCTGCCCCTGCTTTCAACTTCTGAGAGATGTTAAAATCAGTTTTCAAGGTCATGTTGTAACGCTCTAAACCGGTTTGTTTAGTCGTTCCTTTTTCATTGTAATAACCGCCAGAGAAATAATAAGTAGCCTGGTCGCTACCACCTGATAAACCTAAAGTATATTGCTGGTTAATGGCATTTTGATAAATTTCTTTACCCCAATCTGTTCCATCTGCTCTTAAAGCATTGATCGCTTCCTGAGTTGAAGAATTCAAAGCAGAAAAACCACCGGTTCTGTATTTATTCAATTCACCGTTTTTTTTCAAAATTCTGGCTATTTCACCGTTACCGGCTCTGTAGTCTAAGTCTGTACGATTAGCCATGCCCAATTCAAAGTCCACTTTTTCAGTAGCATTCATCAGGTTAAGCTTCGATAAGTCTGGACGCTCTGAAATAAATGTATTTGCAGAGAAATTGATAGCCATCGGTCCTTTCTTTCCTTTTTTGGTAGTAATAACAATTACACCATTCGCTGCTCTGGCGCCATAAATGGCAGTAGCTGCAGCATCTTTAAGGATCGTGATGTCGGCGATATCATCAGGGTTTAAACCTGCAATAGGTAAGTTGCGCAATTGATCAATATTGTCTTTTTCAATGGTATTTGGCAAATTGGTACCGTCTAAAGGCAGGCCGTCCAATACCCATAACGGATCTTGTGAACCGTTTAAGGAAACTGTACCACGGATTCTGATCTGCGGCGCAGCACCGGGACCACCAGTAAGGTTTCCAACAGCAACACCAGCAACCTGTCCTTCTAACATTTGGTCAATACCGGCAACACCAGTCTGACGTATTTTGTCATAGTCAACTTTCGCAATAGAGGTCGTGTTCTTACGTTTAGAAATATCCGTATAACCGTTTACAATCACCTCGCTCAACACCTTGTTGTCGTTGGTTAAAGAAACCGTAATCTTAGTTTTGTTGGTAATATTTACCATTGCTGTATTGTAACCCAGATAGCTCACTTTTAAATAAGTAGTTCCGGCAGGAACCTTTAAAGTAAAATGGCCATCCATATCCGTCATTGCGCCAATAACAGTGTTCTGTATCACGCCTGGGCTCGACTGCTCACCAATTCCGGATTTATCCACGAAAACTGAAGCTCCGGGGATGGGTTTGCCGTCGTCTTCCGACAGCACCGTTCCGGTAACTGTGGTTTGTTCCTGGCTATAGCCTTTAAGGCCAAGTGAGAGCAGCAGAAAAAATAATAAAATTTTATTCATTTGTACTTATTTATTGATGGTTTAATTGATTTTTAAGTTTTGACGTATTCTTAGCATAAGGTCCATGTAATGGTTCCTTGTCTCTTCATCACCGCTGTTTTTATTCTTTTCTAGCAGATTTAGGATCTTCATCAGTTCAGCTCTTTTTGCCGAGGCCACATCAGAAACCCTGGTCATAGAACTTA
This is a stretch of genomic DNA from Candidatus Pedobacter colombiensis. It encodes these proteins:
- a CDS encoding DUF6428 family protein — protein: MNTTELTTWNTFKATLLQHPELTLQFQYAANQWVDASYHITEIKQAPIVSVDCAGIMNAWTEIIIQLWEPTVKESDSAMQVNKALSIIELVEKSLPLNPLAIVKIEFGNSSFDTRQMYPSDIIIEGANLIVKLSPDFTQCKAINRGGSCRTTDTGEECCAPEPKTEKPKLVMMNLAADGNVCAPGSGCC
- a CDS encoding metalloregulator ArsR/SmtB family transcription factor, with translation MGLTKSEIFTEAQNQLSQLLKAMAHPARIAILQQIISANACICGDLVEELGLAQATISQHLKELKNAGIIQGTIEGVTVCYCINPKTWKLLETQLGAFLGSFKDPKNCC
- a CDS encoding LytTR family DNA-binding domain-containing protein, which encodes MRVLIIEDEELAADTLQKTLMHINPNIQILAILGTIEAAVAWLKKNTADLLFMDIHLGDGESFQIFQRVTVNSPVIFTTAYDQYTLKAFKNQGIDYLLKPFDEEDVRVALAKLNTIRNASDIALPQIQPEPPTGKLRNRFMVKMGKLIKTVQSDDVAYFMADDKYLFLMTKDRQNYIIEETISSLEPQLDPADFFRVNRKFIINIDAIKEMYKLSRNRVRIVLNPAPADGIEVIVSEERAEAFKNWLDL
- a CDS encoding RagB/SusD family nutrient uptake outer membrane protein codes for the protein MNKIIKLTAILFLMISASSCKKYLDIEPVGKVIPTTVEDFRALLNSGYTQFPSHKSNLAFRTDELLLNTAKTETANYYDQYKWNDLNPDANSLEMPYGAFYTSIFYANSVIEDIEAKAGVSAETAQIKGEAYLLRAYAEFELLNLYAKPFDKNTAATDRGVPISLKIDLETNYKPSTVEVVYNQIFADLAAGQALLNVTTFPAGQNYRFTKRAALALTARIYEYRGEWSSALKASQDALAINNTLQDLNAAGATFAPNHYQSVENIMSMERAFNPGASNSSFMSPHLLGIYDPINDKRYALYFQKYNVMPWDDDYEENKDKIVSNKGSDIAYKITFRNAELYLIKAEAALQTDDLSTALQTLLALKVKRLTPAYYAIEKTRISGLGKADLYQEIIRERERELALEGHRWYDLRRFGQPEMKHEFKGAIYTLQKNDPRYTIRFPQSAIKANPNLQ
- a CDS encoding SusC/RagA family TonB-linked outer membrane protein → MNKILLFFLLLSLGLKGYSQEQTTVTGTVLSEDDGKPIPGASVFVDKSGIGEQSSPGVIQNTVIGAMTDMDGHFTLKVPAGTTYLKVSYLGYNTAMVNITNKTKITVSLTNDNKVLSEVIVNGYTDISKRKNTTSIAKVDYDKIRQTGVAGIDQMLEGQVAGVAVGNLTGGPGAAPQIRIRGTVSLNGSQDPLWVLDGLPLDGTNLPNTIEKDNIDQLRNLPIAGLNPDDIADITILKDAAATAIYGARAANGVIVITTKKGKKGPMAINFSANTFISERPDLSKLNLMNATEKVDFELGMANRTDLDYRAGNGEIARILKKNGELNKYRTGGFSALNSSTQEAINALRADGTDWGKEIYQNAINQQYTLGLSGGSDQATYYFSGGYYNEKGTTKQTGLERYNMTLKTDFNISQKLKAGAAVFGSKTTRSNYLADVDAFTNLSTYTRNVNPYQTVRNATGGFNYDPDIFGNRGGDAYIPFNAVEERENTRYTLDNKSLKAILDLSYQIHKNLNLRTELGLQFEDTGIEKFGGQDSYYTRKYRQKYELWNSSTKKYESFIPQGGTIYNQNANSFQYNWKTILEYKKVFAEKHEIEALAGTEFRRTNNEAISTRAFGFNERTLTSKGVIYPDQGYANASDLIPYKKEFVENAYASFYSTLSYTYDRKYTAYGSIRYDGSDLFGVDPKYRYLPIYSLSGAWNASEEQFIKNISWISSLRVRTSYGLQGNIDKSTSPFVVGTYTNTGILPGPTQPTIGVTSPPNNKLRWEKTSTFNAGVDFGIFKNAVQVTFDYYNRFSKDLIGVEELQQENGFDFTSSNFSQLRNKGLELTISTRNLNTANFSWSTDFNIAHNKSKVIREKVRPNQFMPSKEGYPVNGIWVIKTDGLDKDGLPIFVRDGKKLSLEEFYGLYDPNADVEWLAGYAVNSKYTGKAFQDLYTYAGDGDAQFIGGLTNRFRYSNFDLSISALFNINKLVRTTPTYNPSQVDRGRNYSRDILNAWSPTNTGSTLPGIYGRDSFNGDRWMAYSWQDGNDPAYSYQALDIFVKNMSYVRINSIRLGYTMPAAIAGKVKANSLRISLEARNPFVIGTDYKGYFDPETYGNIYAQPITRSISVGLNATF